A single region of the Rathayibacter rathayi genome encodes:
- a CDS encoding alpha/beta hydrolase — MTHEIRGGIVLPARREDVELRTADGLTLVGELALPLEREPVATLVTLHPLPTHGGFMDSHVLRKAAARLPALADLAVLRFNTRGTASARGTSEGAFGHGTEERADIAAAMAFVAERALPRPWLVGWSFGTELALKWGREHPVEGAILLSPPLHRTSAEEVAAWGEDGRPLVALIPEFDDYLRPEAAAERFASVPQLDLVAVTGGKHLWVGEAQTRRVLEEIVRVVAPASGPLPTEWAGELG; from the coding sequence ATGACCCACGAGATCCGCGGAGGCATCGTCCTCCCCGCCCGCCGCGAGGACGTCGAGCTGCGCACTGCCGACGGGCTGACGCTGGTGGGCGAACTCGCGCTGCCGCTGGAGCGCGAGCCGGTCGCGACACTGGTGACGCTGCATCCGCTGCCGACTCACGGCGGCTTCATGGACTCGCACGTCCTGCGCAAGGCCGCCGCCCGGCTGCCCGCTCTCGCCGATTTGGCGGTTCTGCGTTTCAACACGCGTGGCACTGCATCGGCACGCGGCACGAGCGAGGGCGCGTTCGGACACGGTACCGAGGAGCGCGCCGACATCGCCGCGGCAATGGCCTTCGTCGCGGAGCGCGCCCTGCCTCGCCCCTGGCTGGTCGGCTGGTCGTTCGGCACGGAGCTGGCGCTGAAGTGGGGCAGGGAACATCCGGTCGAGGGCGCGATCCTGCTCTCGCCGCCGCTGCACCGCACGAGTGCGGAGGAAGTCGCTGCCTGGGGAGAGGACGGCCGCCCGCTCGTCGCGCTGATTCCGGAGTTCGACGATTACCTACGGCCGGAGGCGGCTGCCGAGCGCTTCGCGAGCGTGCCGCAGCTGGATCTCGTCGCGGTGACGGGCGGCAAGCACCTCTGGGTCGGCGAGGCGCAGACGCGCCGGGTGCTCGAGGAGATCGTGCGCGTCGTGGCCCCGGCCTCCGGTCCGCTGCCGACGGAGTGGGCGGGCGAACTCGGCTGA
- a CDS encoding cation:proton antiporter, whose translation MDDALLGIVGIITVVTVARFSSRLGIAAPLLLVVIGIGASYLPGVPDIEVEPELILAGVLPPLLYSAAIQVPLTDFRRNLRSIFGLSVLLVVVTALVVGGFLYLVFPDLSLPAAIALGAVVSPTDAVAATSIGKKLGLPPRLVTVLEGESLVNDASALVLLRAATAAAAVVGASATTDAIDVGEVSVLFVYSVLMAIALGLVVGAITVFVRSTLRDPVLDTAVSFAVPFLAYIPAEELGASGVLAVVVTGIYTGHNSARFLSPQSRISERVNWRTAQFLLENGVFLLMGAEIKAIISGVADPGEFGVGTAVLLGLATVVILIVLRTLFVWPLLLWLRSSGRRAERINRRLAVGVMRLRNSATSDERFRRRQVRAERLYQRRETDLAATTSEAFGWRGGVILSWSGMRGVVTLAAAQSLPGETPYRSQLILIAFTVAVVTLLLQGATLPALIRLTGIQGSDGEADRRELATLLDEVAATGIQALPEAVAELSDGEVGERVVERVRRDTLTRSQVAWEQVGRAEDAPPGPHAQYLRLRRAVLLAEREALLEARGRGVYSSRTLRRAQLMLDAEETRLEMDDSSH comes from the coding sequence GTGGATGACGCGCTGCTCGGGATCGTCGGGATCATCACCGTGGTCACGGTCGCGCGCTTCTCGAGCCGCCTCGGCATCGCGGCGCCGCTGCTGCTCGTCGTCATCGGCATCGGCGCGTCCTATCTCCCCGGCGTCCCGGATATTGAGGTCGAGCCGGAGCTGATCCTCGCCGGGGTCCTGCCTCCGCTGCTGTACTCGGCGGCGATCCAGGTGCCGCTCACCGATTTCCGGCGGAACCTGCGCTCGATCTTCGGCCTCTCGGTGCTGCTGGTCGTGGTGACGGCACTGGTCGTCGGCGGTTTCCTGTACCTGGTCTTCCCCGATCTGAGCCTGCCAGCGGCGATCGCTCTCGGCGCTGTCGTGAGTCCAACGGACGCGGTTGCGGCGACCTCGATCGGCAAGAAGCTCGGTCTGCCGCCGCGGCTGGTCACGGTGCTCGAGGGCGAGAGCCTGGTCAACGACGCCTCGGCGCTCGTGCTGCTGCGGGCGGCAACGGCCGCTGCGGCGGTGGTCGGCGCCTCCGCCACCACCGACGCGATCGACGTGGGCGAGGTGAGCGTCCTCTTCGTCTACTCCGTCCTGATGGCGATCGCCCTGGGCCTGGTAGTGGGGGCCATCACCGTCTTCGTTCGCTCGACGCTGCGCGATCCTGTGCTCGACACGGCCGTCTCGTTCGCCGTGCCGTTCCTCGCCTACATCCCAGCGGAGGAGTTGGGCGCATCCGGTGTGCTCGCCGTCGTGGTCACCGGGATCTACACGGGGCACAACAGCGCGCGTTTCCTCTCGCCGCAGTCGCGGATCAGCGAGCGGGTGAACTGGCGGACGGCGCAGTTCCTGCTCGAGAACGGCGTTTTCCTGCTGATGGGCGCCGAGATCAAGGCGATCATCAGCGGGGTCGCCGATCCGGGGGAGTTCGGGGTGGGCACGGCGGTGCTGCTGGGACTGGCGACGGTGGTCATCCTGATCGTGCTGCGCACGCTCTTCGTCTGGCCGCTGCTGCTGTGGCTGCGCAGCTCCGGGCGTCGCGCAGAGCGGATTAATCGGCGGCTGGCTGTCGGAGTGATGCGGCTGCGCAACAGCGCCACCAGCGACGAGCGCTTCCGGCGCCGGCAGGTCCGGGCGGAGCGACTGTACCAGCGGCGCGAAACCGACCTAGCCGCGACCACGAGCGAGGCGTTCGGCTGGCGGGGCGGAGTCATCCTCTCCTGGTCCGGGATGCGCGGCGTGGTCACGCTCGCGGCGGCTCAATCGCTCCCGGGGGAGACGCCGTATCGCTCCCAGCTGATCCTGATCGCCTTCACCGTCGCCGTGGTGACTCTGCTACTCCAGGGCGCAACGCTGCCGGCCCTGATCCGCCTGACCGGCATCCAGGGCTCCGACGGCGAGGCCGACCGCCGCGAGCTGGCGACGCTCCTGGACGAGGTCGCGGCCACGGGTATTCAGGCGCTGCCGGAGGCGGTGGCCGAGCTCTCCGACGGCGAGGTGGGCGAGCGCGTCGTCGAGCGGGTGCGCCGGGACACCCTGACCCGCTCGCAGGTGGCATGGGAGCAGGTGGGGCGGGCGGAGGATGCGCCTCCGGGACCGCATGCGCAGTACCTTCGGCTGCGCCGCGCGGTGCTGCTGGCCGAGCGCGAGGCATTGCTGGAGGCGCGGGGCCGCGGCGTCTACTCCTCCAGGACCCTGCGACGCGCCCAGCTGATGCTCGACGCCGAGGAGACCCGCCTGGAGATGGACGATAGCTCGCACTGA
- a CDS encoding lytic transglycosylase domain-containing protein, which produces MAQHPQTSVARPPAYRSSGRPAVPRQTPVRRSWTRVPLAVLAFTASIAFVMVNVVDPSSGAVASPYYQAPARFNGDVAQRLVVADAAARTVQRDSFGAEAKPKPIPSPEPTPAAVQPAPAAAEQEESSSSAPAAVPVARAAAPDPGSAKAIAYDMIVQRGWADSEYDCLVLLWNRESGWNVYAENKSSGAYGIPQALPGSKMATVGSDWASNASTQITWGLGYISGRYGSPCGAWGHSQSLGWY; this is translated from the coding sequence GTGGCTCAGCATCCTCAGACTTCCGTCGCCCGCCCGCCCGCGTACCGCAGCAGCGGTCGCCCGGCGGTTCCGCGCCAGACCCCGGTGCGGCGCTCCTGGACTCGGGTCCCGCTGGCGGTTCTGGCCTTCACGGCCTCGATCGCGTTCGTCATGGTGAACGTCGTCGACCCGTCCAGCGGTGCGGTCGCCTCCCCCTACTATCAGGCACCGGCGCGTTTTAACGGCGATGTGGCGCAGCGACTTGTCGTGGCCGACGCCGCCGCGCGCACCGTGCAGCGCGACTCCTTCGGCGCCGAGGCAAAGCCCAAGCCCATCCCGAGCCCGGAGCCGACCCCCGCCGCGGTGCAGCCCGCCCCGGCCGCTGCCGAGCAGGAGGAGTCGAGTTCCTCCGCCCCGGCCGCAGTCCCCGTCGCGCGTGCCGCGGCTCCAGACCCGGGCTCGGCCAAGGCCATCGCGTACGACATGATCGTGCAGCGGGGCTGGGCCGACAGCGAGTACGACTGCCTCGTCCTGCTGTGGAACCGCGAGTCCGGCTGGAACGTGTACGCCGAGAACAAGTCCAGCGGTGCCTACGGCATCCCTCAGGCACTGCCGGGGAGCAAGATGGCCACGGTGGGGTCGGACTGGGCATCGAACGCGAGCACGCAGATTACCTGGGGCCTCGGCTACATCTCGGGCCGCTACGGATCACCGTGCGGCGCCTGGGGCCACTCGCAGTCGCTGGGCTGGTACTGA
- a CDS encoding DivIVA domain-containing protein — translation MTAPFPRARESRLGYDMGEVDSFLASARVAYSQLSGGPADLRAADLRHTAFTLRKGGYSAPHVDAALERLEDAFAMRERQYAIAAHGEQAWLSDARASAQEIVNRLARAPRERFTRAGVLTTGYTIRQVDAFADRISGYFRDGSVLTVDDVRTVSFAPQRGGYAEPQVDLLLDTVVDVMLAVR, via the coding sequence ATGACCGCTCCCTTCCCCCGAGCCCGCGAGTCCCGTCTCGGCTACGACATGGGCGAGGTCGACTCCTTCCTCGCCTCCGCCCGGGTGGCCTACTCGCAGCTCTCCGGAGGTCCGGCGGATCTCCGCGCGGCCGACCTGCGCCACACTGCTTTTACTCTGCGCAAGGGCGGCTATTCGGCGCCGCATGTGGACGCGGCGCTGGAGCGCCTCGAGGACGCCTTCGCGATGCGCGAGCGGCAGTACGCCATCGCGGCGCACGGCGAGCAGGCCTGGCTCTCGGATGCGCGGGCGAGCGCCCAGGAGATCGTGAATCGGTTGGCCCGGGCTCCGCGCGAGCGCTTCACCCGGGCGGGCGTGCTGACGACCGGCTACACCATTCGCCAGGTCGACGCTTTCGCCGACCGCATCTCGGGTTACTTCCGAGACGGTTCGGTCTTGACCGTGGACGACGTGCGCACCGTCTCCTTCGCTCCGCAGCGCGGGGGCTACGCCGAGCCGCAGGTGGATCTGCTGCTGGACACGGTGGTCGACGTGATGCTGGCGGTCCGCTGA
- a CDS encoding phosphatidate cytidylyltransferase, whose protein sequence is MVTRDALRARAQQGRADVERQLEATRAQLEATNDRLTARSGRNLVSATAIGLIGGGAMVVSLLVVKELFMVLAGVLVLLAALELSNALRHAGRDIPRIPTATAAVVAVPAAYYGGLGAAWAAVLGGAALVGVWRLGEQLFQRTTSSRRDLALDIGLGAFVQGYTTFLGAFAIRLVAEPGGQLWAFAFLVLVIVVDTGAYISGLTWGKHPMAPRISPKKTWEGFAGAAVGGIVVGVLLALLMLGQPWWVGAIFGAVVLLTATLGDLAESLIKRDIGIKDMSSWLPGHGGVLDRLDSILPSAAAAYVLYFVFER, encoded by the coding sequence ATGGTCACCAGGGATGCGCTGCGCGCACGCGCCCAGCAGGGCCGAGCAGACGTCGAGCGCCAGCTCGAGGCGACCCGGGCTCAGCTCGAGGCGACAAACGACCGCCTGACCGCTCGCTCCGGCCGGAACCTCGTATCGGCGACCGCGATCGGACTGATCGGCGGCGGCGCGATGGTCGTCAGCCTGCTGGTGGTCAAGGAACTCTTCATGGTGCTCGCGGGGGTATTGGTCCTGCTCGCGGCGCTGGAGCTGTCAAACGCGCTGCGGCATGCCGGTCGTGACATCCCGCGCATTCCGACCGCGACCGCGGCGGTGGTCGCGGTGCCGGCCGCCTACTACGGGGGTCTCGGGGCGGCGTGGGCGGCGGTGCTCGGCGGCGCGGCCCTCGTCGGCGTCTGGCGCCTGGGCGAGCAGCTGTTTCAGCGCACAACCTCCAGCCGGCGTGACCTCGCCCTCGATATCGGGCTCGGCGCCTTCGTGCAGGGTTACACCACCTTCCTCGGCGCCTTCGCGATCCGCCTGGTCGCCGAGCCAGGCGGTCAGCTCTGGGCGTTCGCGTTCCTCGTGCTGGTGATCGTTGTCGACACTGGCGCCTACATCAGCGGACTGACCTGGGGCAAGCATCCGATGGCGCCTCGGATCAGTCCGAAGAAGACCTGGGAGGGCTTCGCGGGGGCGGCGGTCGGGGGCATCGTCGTCGGTGTCCTGCTCGCCCTGCTGATGCTCGGACAGCCGTGGTGGGTCGGCGCGATCTTCGGAGCGGTCGTGTTGCTGACGGCGACCCTCGGGGACCTAGCGGAGTCGCTGATCAAGCGCGACATCGGGATCAAGGACATGAGCTCGTGGCTGCCGGGCCACGGGGGAGTGCTCGACCGCCTGGACTCGATCCTGCCCTCGGCCGCCGCGGCCTACGTGCTGTACTTCGTCTTTGAGCGCTGA
- the frr gene encoding ribosome recycling factor has protein sequence MISDVLADAKTKMGKAVEVAKEDFSTVRTGRANPGMFQKVLVSYYGTPTPLSQLASLQNQEARTLLVTPYDKGSLRDIEQAIRDMPNLGANPTNDGTLIRVTLPELTAERRKEFVKIVRTKAEDAKIAVRNIRRKGKDDLDAMKGDIGDDELSRGEKELEALTKQHVDAIDEALKRKESELLEV, from the coding sequence GTGATCTCGGATGTACTGGCCGACGCGAAGACCAAGATGGGCAAGGCCGTCGAGGTCGCCAAGGAGGACTTCTCCACGGTCCGCACCGGGCGGGCGAATCCCGGCATGTTCCAGAAGGTGCTGGTGAGCTACTACGGTACGCCGACGCCGCTCTCGCAGCTCGCCTCGCTGCAGAACCAGGAGGCGCGCACGCTCCTCGTCACGCCGTACGACAAGGGCTCGCTGCGCGACATCGAGCAGGCGATCCGGGACATGCCGAATCTCGGCGCGAACCCGACGAACGACGGCACGCTGATCCGGGTGACCCTGCCGGAGCTCACCGCGGAGCGCCGCAAGGAGTTCGTGAAGATTGTGCGCACCAAGGCCGAGGACGCGAAGATCGCGGTGCGCAACATCCGCCGCAAGGGCAAGGACGACCTCGACGCGATGAAGGGTGACATCGGCGACGACGAACTCTCCCGCGGCGAGAAGGAGCTCGAGGCGCTGACGAAGCAGCACGTCGACGCGATCGACGAGGCGCTCAAGCGCAAGGAATCCGAACTGCTCGAGGTGTAG